The genomic DNA AacttcctgcggtggaaacggggctttaTTAATAACCCACTGATgtcctgtcttttttttctttcaggttAATTCAAGATGGTAAAGATGTTGCCAAACAAGGGGACCTAAAGAAAGCGCTGAAGTTGCTCAAACAGGCGTACGACATTCACCAGAGTGAAAAACTTGAAAGGAGGATAAAGAAACTCGAAGAACTTATTGGTCAGATTGACTcggaggatgaagatgaagacttTGTCGATGTTAATGGCAGTGGTTTAATGCTTTTCAAAGAGTTATATGACAAGCTTTATGACTACCAGAGAAATGGAGTGGCCTTCCTGTACAGTCTCTACAGAGATGGTCGTAAAGGTGGGATCTTGGCAGATGACATGGGCCTTGGTAAAACCATCCAGGTGATATCGTTCCTCTCTGGCATGTATGACAGCGAGCTGGCTAAGCACACGCTGCTGATCATGCCGACTTCACTCATCACAAACTGGACCAAGGAGTTTGCCAAATGGACTCCCGGCATGAGGGTCAAGGAGTTTCACGGTACCGGCAAAGAGAGGACCAGGAATTTGGAGAAAGTTCAGAGGAGAAGTGGCGTCATCATCACCACATACACTATGCTCCTGAATAACTGGCAGCAGTTGTCATCATACAATGGCAGAGAGTTCACATGGGACTACGTGATCCTGGATGAGGCACACAAGATAAAAAACACATCCGCCAAAACAGCCAAAAGTGCCTCCAACATACCTTCAAAAAACCGAGTTCTTCTCACAGGCACTCCAGTCCAGAACAACCTGAAAGAAATGTGGGCTCTCTATGACTTTGCTTGCCGAGGCACTCTCCTCGGCACAGCTAAAACATTCAAAACAGAGTACGAGAACCCCATCACCCGGGCCAGAGAGAAGGACTCCACTCCGGGGGAAAAAGCCCTCGGGTTTCGGATGTCTGAGAACCTCATGGCCATAATAAAACCCTACTTCCTCCGCAGGACAAAAGCAGAAGTTCAGAAGAACAAAATGAACGGGACACGTCCATGCAAAGAGGAATATTCAAACAACAAGGACAGCCAAGTGCCAAACCCTCCAAAAGACTCTGGAGCAGTCATGCCCACGCTGACGAGAAAGAACGACCTGATCATCTGGACTTACCTGAGCTCTGTTCAGGAAGACATATACAGGCAGTTCATTTCACTGGACCAAATCAAGGAGTTGCTCATGACGACCAAATCGCCTCTAGCTGAACTAAACATAATGAAAAAGTTGTGCGACCACCCAAGACTGCTCTCTGCTGCAGCCATAGCCAAGTTAGGCTTGGATGAAAGTACAGCTGAAAGTCAGCAGAATGACAACATGGAGGCAGACACAGGCAGCATCGCTAACGTTCCTGATGACACCTTGATATCAGAGTCTGGGAAACTCATCTTTCTGTTTGAACTTCTTGAAAGACTCAGAAAGGAAGGACACCGCACGCTGGTCTTCGCTCATTACAGGAAAGTGCTTGACATCATCCAACGCATCCTGGGGAACAGAGGCTTCAAAGTAATGAGACTGGATGGGACAGTAACTCAGattgcagagagagaaaggctcATCACTCGGttccagacagacaacagttaCTCTGTCTTCCTCCTGACCACCCAGGTTGGAGGGGTTGGTATCACTTTGACGGCAGCAAACCGAGTCGTGATCTACGATCCCAGCTGGAACCCAGCAACAGACGCCCAGGCTGTCGACAGGGCGTACCGCATCGGCCAGACGGAAAACGTCATCATCTACCGGCTGATCACCTGCGGCACGGTGGAGGAGAAGATCTACAGACGGCAGGTTTTCAAAGACTCCCTCATCAGGCAGAGTACCGGAGACAAGAAGAACCCTTTTCGGTACTTCAGCAAGCAGGAGTTGAAGGAACTTTTCATCCTGGAGGAGACACGGTCCTCGTCCACACAGCTGCAGCTTCAAGCCCTGCACTCCAGACACCGACGGACAGACCCTGAACTGGACGAGCACATTGCCCACCTCCACGCCATGGAGATGTTTGGGATCTCTGACCACGACCTCATGTTTTCCCTCGACGTCAACCACGACGAGGCCCCGGAGGACCAAGAGGCACACCACTACATTGAAGGCAGGGTCCAGAAGGCCCAGGAGCTGATGAAGGCTGAGTCAGAGTTACAGATGCAGCTGGCGGAGAGCATGACATCAAGCACAGAACCGGCCTGGCTCAGACAACCTCTAGCCGAGAACAACCGAGAGCGGtctaatgagaaaaaaacaagaaatccaAGACCAAGTCCTTCCTTTCCACAGCATGACCACAACTTCAACGGGTCACCGGTTGTGGTGGAGTTGGACGAGTCTGGTTCTGACAAAGAGAACAGCCAACAGAATCTGAATGGCCGAGTTATTGATCTAACTGCAGATGAGAGTATGTCAGAAGATCAACCTGTCTTGGAAGTAAACCAAGACAAGCTTGCTGAGCAGAACCTGTATTCCCCGAAACACCCATCTGTCAAGCAGGAGAGGAGTTACTTGGAAGTAGAAGACGCCTCCCCTCAGGAGGTGATTGAGGAGTCTTTGGTGATGTCGGAGACCAGTGATGCTGCAGCAGGTGATATGGCTGATGCCTCCCTTCAAGAACTGATGGACAAGTCTGCAATGGAGGACCAAGAGGCCCACCACTACACTGAAGGGAGGGTCCAGAAGGCCCAGGAGCTGATGAACTTCAACGGGTCACCGGTTGTGGTGCAGTTGGACCAATCTGGTTCTGACAAAGAAGATGGCCAACAGAAACCAAGTGACCAAATTGTTGATCTAACTGCAGATGAGAGTATGTCAGAAGATCAACCTGTTGTAGAAGTAAGCCAAGACAAGCTCGCCGAGGAGAACCTGTATTCCCCGAAACACCCGTCTGTTAAGCAGGAGAGGAGTTACTTGGAAGAAGAAGACGCCTCCCATCAGGAGGTGATTGAGGAGTCTTTGGGGACGTCGGAGACCAGTGATGCTGCAGCAGGTGATATGCATGATACCTCCGTTCAAGAGAAGTCTGCGATGTCTGAGGCTGCAGTTGCTTCAGCAGGTGACGGCAGCCTGGCGCACGATACATCAGTTGATGAAGACGTCGTACCCCTGAAGAACAAAAGACTTTCTGTCTTGAAGCTTGATTGGGATGCTGGCAAGGCAGATCCATCATCCAGAGTCAGCACAGAGCTGGAATCCTTTGAAGGCAACTTCA from Sebastes fasciatus isolate fSebFas1 chromosome 6, fSebFas1.pri, whole genome shotgun sequence includes the following:
- the ercc6l gene encoding DNA excision repair protein ERCC-6-like; translated protein: MDVHQDDDNVAEISDKLDKCLSVDTDDKMDAYHRLIQDGKDVAKQGDLKKALKLLKQAYDIHQSEKLERRIKKLEELIGQIDSEDEDEDFVDVNGSGLMLFKELYDKLYDYQRNGVAFLYSLYRDGRKGGILADDMGLGKTIQVISFLSGMYDSELAKHTLLIMPTSLITNWTKEFAKWTPGMRVKEFHGTGKERTRNLEKVQRRSGVIITTYTMLLNNWQQLSSYNGREFTWDYVILDEAHKIKNTSAKTAKSASNIPSKNRVLLTGTPVQNNLKEMWALYDFACRGTLLGTAKTFKTEYENPITRAREKDSTPGEKALGFRMSENLMAIIKPYFLRRTKAEVQKNKMNGTRPCKEEYSNNKDSQVPNPPKDSGAVMPTLTRKNDLIIWTYLSSVQEDIYRQFISLDQIKELLMTTKSPLAELNIMKKLCDHPRLLSAAAIAKLGLDESTAESQQNDNMEADTGSIANVPDDTLISESGKLIFLFELLERLRKEGHRTLVFAHYRKVLDIIQRILGNRGFKVMRLDGTVTQIAERERLITRFQTDNSYSVFLLTTQVGGVGITLTAANRVVIYDPSWNPATDAQAVDRAYRIGQTENVIIYRLITCGTVEEKIYRRQVFKDSLIRQSTGDKKNPFRYFSKQELKELFILEETRSSSTQLQLQALHSRHRRTDPELDEHIAHLHAMEMFGISDHDLMFSLDVNHDEAPEDQEAHHYIEGRVQKAQELMKAESELQMQLAESMTSSTEPAWLRQPLAENNRERSNEKKTRNPRPSPSFPQHDHNFNGSPVVVELDESGSDKENSQQNLNGRVIDLTADESMSEDQPVLEVNQDKLAEQNLYSPKHPSVKQERSYLEVEDASPQEVIEESLVMSETSDAAAGDMADASLQELMDKSAMEDQEAHHYTEGRVQKAQELMNFNGSPVVVQLDQSGSDKEDGQQKPSDQIVDLTADESMSEDQPVVEVSQDKLAEENLYSPKHPSVKQERSYLEEEDASHQEVIEESLGTSETSDAAAGDMHDTSVQEKSAMSEAAVASAGDGSLAHDTSVDEDVVPLKNKRLSVLKLDWDAGKADPSSRVSTELESFEGNFNLQLEDSDMFSDHDVLDHQETEEEERKLLSQLQMEGSFNVHKSLSERQHQEALSQSLNNVDESMDNSIVTNKKKRGAVIYDSDEDDDDEEEDRRELNNSFQVLGASTPKSVPAPLRSRKSVGGNTSVASSRSLLQSMIEDIDQDMADEDEEDEECSESADAIDESGQETSSNMERSSNMEESSSMEESSSTPELASDEKMDQCTADSGVKTNGTKGVVPFEEESFDSLVTRGKEHQSKGKLDDALDFFLRAIDIKPGDPEVQLMTIQLYRKLSQRS